ACAGCCCCAAAACGGGTTTCGTTTTTTAGCTTCTCCAAACAACCTTGCGGCAAACAGGTTAGTAAAGAAATCCAGACGTTAACTTCCATCTACTATGAGCACGCTCTTCCGCCCGCTACAACTCAAAAGCATTGAATTCAGGAACCGCATTGTGGTTTCGCCCATGTGCCAATACTCATCAAAAGACGGTTTTGCCAATGACTGGCACCTGGTACACCTGGGCAGCCGAGCCGTGGGCGGGGCGGGGCTTATTCTTGTAGAGGCCACAGGGGTGTCACCGGAAGGCAGGATCACGCCGCATGACCTGGGCATCTGGAAAGACGAGCATATCCCAGAACTTCGGCGCATTGTCTCTTTTATGGAAGCACACGGCACCGTGCCGGGCATTCAGTTGGCGCATGCCGGCCGTAAGGCCAGCCACCACGCCCCCTGGGAAGGCGGCAAAGCGCTTTCAGACCAAGAAGGTGCCTGGCCCACGGTAGCGCCCAGCGCCCTGGCCTTCCATGAGGCCGAACCTACCCCGGTGGCCCTGGACCAGGAGGGCATCCAGAAGGTGATCTCTGATTTCAAGGCCGCCGCCGTGCGAGCCCTGTCAGCGGGTTTTAAAGTAGTAGAGATTCATGCCGCCCATGGCTACCTGCTCCATTCCTTCTACTCGCCGCTCAGCAACCAGCGTCAGGATGCCTACGGCGGCTCCTTTGACAACCGCATCAGGCTGCTCCTGGAGGTCACCGCTGCTGTGCAGGAAGTCTGGCCCCAGAACTACCCGCTGTTCGTGCGCATCTCGGCCTCAGACTGGACCGAAGGCGGCTGGACCGCCGAGGACTCTGTGTCCCTGGCCAAGGTCTTAATGGGAAAAGGCGTGGATTTGATAGACTGCTCCAGCGGCGGCAACGTTCCCCGGGCCAAGATTCCGGTGGGGCCCGGCTACCAGGTGCAATTCGCCCAGAAAGTGAAGGCTGAGGCGGGTATTCTAACCGGCGCCGTGGGCATGATCACCACCCCCCAAGAGGCAGAGGACATTATTGCCAACGGCCAAGCCGATATGGTCTTCCTGGCCCGTGAATTCCTGCGTGACCCTTACTTCCCGCTGCGAGCCGCCAAAAAACTGGGAGCCGAGATTGAGTGGCCGGTGCAGTACCAGCGCGCGCAGGATTAAGACAGAGCCGGCATTTATTGTTTCTTAGGCTATAAGGGAGATTCGTGCCTTAGAAGTACCGTGCACTTCAGACGAAGTGTATTGTGTCTCTACAAAGGGGCTTTTCGCGCTTCGGTTAATTTCTTACCAACAACGGCGAGTGATATTGATTCGGTTGTTCAACGCAGACTCTCCCCTTGAGGGGAGAGTCTGCGCTTAGTTGAAGGGATTACATTTTGAGCCTGGTTTCAGAATTTCAGCATAAAATCTGAGAGATTCTCGCTGCGGTCCAGGTTCAGGCGTTTGCGGAGGCGGTAGCGGCTTATCTCCACGCCCCGCACCGAGATATTGAGCAGCTGGGCAATGTCTTTGGTGGTGAGGTTGAGGCGCAGGTAGGTACTCAATTTTATTTCCTGGGGGGTCAGGCTGGGGAATTTCTCCTGTAGCCTATGGATGAAGTCCCCGTGCACATGGTTGAAATGGAACTCAAACTGCTTCCAGTCTACCTCGCTGGTAATGTTGTGGTCAATGTTCCGGATGATCTTCTTCATCTCATCTTGCTGCGCCGTCGGGGAGCCGTTCTTGAGCATGTCCTGCAGCTCCAGTTTCACGCTGTTGAGCAATTCATTCTTGTTGATGAGGTGAATGGTGGAATATGTGAGTTCGCGGTTTTTATGGTCCAGCTCCGCCTGAAACTTCTCGTTGCGCAGGCGGTCTATTTCCTGCTCGCTCTGGTTGGTGATCTCCCGTATCTCCAGTTCTTTCTGGCCCAGCTTTCTTTCCTTGTCTAAAATAAGACGGCGTTTTTCTTTGGTGAAACGCTTGTTGATCTCATAAAACCCGGCCCCTAGTAGCAACAGGCCGCAGACGGCATAAAACAAGTAGGCCCAGCGGCTACGATAGAAAGGCGGGTTTACCAAAAAGGTCAGGCTTTTGGCCTGGCTCACGGTGCCGTAAATGTTGCGGGCCCGCACCTGAAACGTGTATTGCCCTTCGGGAAGGTTGGTATATTCCTTCTCGGTACGGGTTGTCCACTCAGACCAGCCGGTGTCAAAATTCTCCAGAAAGTACTGGTACTGCGTTTTCTCGGGCTTCTCATAAAAGGAAGAGGCGTACACAAACCGGAGCGAATTCAGCGCATACGGCAGCTCAGGCCCCTGGCCGCCATGCAGGCCACTACCCGACAGAAGCAAGGAATCTGCTTCGCCAGAGATGTTCACCACTTTGGTGACGTGGGTATGGAACGGCACCATCTTCTTGGTTTTGGCGGCATTGTAATGAATGAAGCCTTCCTTGGCGCCAAACAGCACGTTGTTAATGTCCAACACATGAATGTAGCTCAGGTCATCATTGAGCTGCTCGCGCAGGTGCTTGAAGAGCTTGTCTTCCAGGGTGGGTTTGCCAAACTTGTCATAGGTGATCCTTCCCACCCGCTGGTTAGAGATGAAATAGATGTTACCCTGCACGTCTTCCTCCATCTCAATAATGTGCTCTGTGGGCTCAAACAGGTCTGAGAAGGTCTTGTCCAGCACAAACCGGTCTTTGGCCTTGTCAAACCGGTACACGCCGTACAGGGCCGGGAAAATGATCTCGTTCCGGATCTTCTCCATGTTAATGAGCTGGTCTGAAGGCAGGCCGTGCCGGGAATTATAAAACCGCACAGAGGCTATTTTGTCAAGGGTCTGGTCAAACGTGATCCTGAACAGCCCTTTGTATCCGTGGGCCATCCAGAGTTCGCCATCCTTGTCAAACTCCAGCACCCTGGAAGACTCGTCCAGTCCCTCCAGCTTCTTCACAAAGCCCAGATCTGTTTCTGAAATGGACAGTAGGCTGATGCCTGAATACCCGCCCAGAATGAGACGATTGGGGTGCTTGGGTACCGGCACGAAGTCCCAGGCTCCACCCATAGAATGGATG
This Rufibacter radiotolerans DNA region includes the following protein-coding sequences:
- a CDS encoding ligand-binding sensor domain-containing protein, producing the protein MEMIVRLKGVFFVLLLLLAGLLAPIQGTTQHYFFGNPVIRNFKPEEFKGGIQSWGMVQDPEEVLYIANNFGLLEFDGATWNLYPVKGGTKVRSVFAGKDGRIYVGSQADFGYFKPDVRGVLQYFSLADSLPAKYRNFDEVWRIYEQGGRIYFLTFKNIYSYEPGKAVKVVAPANPLEFSFQVNKDIYTLVWGKGLSILEHHQLKLLPAGEFFADKQIASVLPFDRNRLIIFTIQHGIYLYDGQRVTPFPLASENEFSNILINQAILLKDGAFAMGTQNKGLLLMDSQGNLLLNTSVQNGLLDNTIHTLYQDNQENLWLGLNNGLSMVELSSPFSRLDGTMGLSGTGYAALLKGNDLYLGTNSGLFVGSISSQRKQFALVPNSRGQVYHLNYLQNHLLMAHHNGPFVVKDGKANLIHSMGGAWDFVPVPKHPNRLILGGYSGISLLSISETDLGFVKKLEGLDESSRVLEFDKDGELWMAHGYKGLFRITFDQTLDKIASVRFYNSRHGLPSDQLINMEKIRNEIIFPALYGVYRFDKAKDRFVLDKTFSDLFEPTEHIIEMEEDVQGNIYFISNQRVGRITYDKFGKPTLEDKLFKHLREQLNDDLSYIHVLDINNVLFGAKEGFIHYNAAKTKKMVPFHTHVTKVVNISGEADSLLLSGSGLHGGQGPELPYALNSLRFVYASSFYEKPEKTQYQYFLENFDTGWSEWTTRTEKEYTNLPEGQYTFQVRARNIYGTVSQAKSLTFLVNPPFYRSRWAYLFYAVCGLLLLGAGFYEINKRFTKEKRRLILDKERKLGQKELEIREITNQSEQEIDRLRNEKFQAELDHKNRELTYSTIHLINKNELLNSVKLELQDMLKNGSPTAQQDEMKKIIRNIDHNITSEVDWKQFEFHFNHVHGDFIHRLQEKFPSLTPQEIKLSTYLRLNLTTKDIAQLLNISVRGVEISRYRLRKRLNLDRSENLSDFMLKF
- the namA gene encoding NADPH dehydrogenase NamA gives rise to the protein MSTLFRPLQLKSIEFRNRIVVSPMCQYSSKDGFANDWHLVHLGSRAVGGAGLILVEATGVSPEGRITPHDLGIWKDEHIPELRRIVSFMEAHGTVPGIQLAHAGRKASHHAPWEGGKALSDQEGAWPTVAPSALAFHEAEPTPVALDQEGIQKVISDFKAAAVRALSAGFKVVEIHAAHGYLLHSFYSPLSNQRQDAYGGSFDNRIRLLLEVTAAVQEVWPQNYPLFVRISASDWTEGGWTAEDSVSLAKVLMGKGVDLIDCSSGGNVPRAKIPVGPGYQVQFAQKVKAEAGILTGAVGMITTPQEAEDIIANGQADMVFLAREFLRDPYFPLRAAKKLGAEIEWPVQYQRAQD